The genomic interval TTTTCAAAAAAAACCAATTCACAATCTCAAAAGGTAACCAGATTTATACGTTCGGATGTTCCTTCCCCAGTATATGGGTTCAAAAAAGAAGGAGATAAGGAAATAAGAAGTGTATCACTAGAAAGAAAAGTTGAGCAGAAACCAGCCTTCGAAAGACGCAAGGAGGGTAACTCCTCTGGACCATTCATAGATAAAGTTTCTATTGAAAAGGAAGAAGATACAAAAGTCATCCAGGAAGTGGATAATAAAAATAAAGAGGAAAAAGTGCAGGCAAGTAGCATAGAAAAAGAAGAAAACCCCCATATGGAAAGGAATGTTGTGGAATCGGAACCTCCTAAACGAAGGATTCCATTCAACGTCCTAATGACACCTGGTGACAAACGTATAAGAGTTCAAAGAGAAAAAGAAATGGAAGTCGGTACTTCCAAGGTAGAGAATAAAACTCTGGCTCCTTTGGTTCCTTTTGATTTTCTTTCCTCTCCATCAAAAGAAACTACTAATGATGGGGAATGGATAAAGGAGCAAGAGGAATTGCTTACTCAAACTCTACATCATTTTCATATTAAGGCAAAAGTAGTTGGTGTCATGAGGGGGCCTGCTGTTACAAGATTTGAGGTTCAACCAGCTCCTGGTGTAAAAGTAAGCAAGATTACGAATTTGAGTGATGATATTAAACTAAATTTATCTGCAAAGGATATTAGGATTGAGGCTCCAATACCTGGGAAAAATACGATTGGAATTGAGGTTCCAAATCTGAAGCCCGTAGCAGTAGTGTTAAAAGAAATTTTAGATTCAAAAGTTTTTCAAGAAAGTATGTCACCTTTAATGGTCGGTCTGGGATTAGATATTGGGGGGCAACCCATCCTGACTGATTTGAAAAAAATGCCCCATGGTTTAATTGCAGGAGCAACAGGGTCAGGGAAGAGTGTATGTATTAATACTATTCTAATTAGCTTATTATACAAAGCTTCGCCTAAAGAGGTGAAACTATTGCTCATAGATCCGAAGATGGTGGAGCTAGCTCCATATAGGAACCTTCCCCATTTAGTAACTCCTGTTATTACAGATTCAAAGGCTGCAACCAATGCACTTAAATGGGCAGTGGAAGAGATGGAACAAAGATATGAACAGTTTGTTAAAGCGGGAGTTCGAGATATCGATCGGTACAATAGTAAAGCAAATGGGGATAAAATGCCCTATATAGTAATCATCATTGATGAATTGGCAGACTTAATGATGGTTTCACCGCAAGATGTTGAAGACTCCATATGTAGAATTGCCCAAAAAGCAAGAGCCTGTGGAATTCATTTGTTAATTGCAACGCAAAGACCTTCAGTAGACGTTATTACTGGATTAATTAAAGCAAACATTCCGACTCGTATTGCTTTTAGTGTATCCTCACAGGTTGATTCTCGAACCATCTTAGACGCGTCGGGTGCTGAGAGATTATTAGGAAAAGGGGATATGCTTTTTCTGGAGAATGGGACAGGAAAACCAAAACGACTTCAAGGAGCTTTTGTCAGTGACGATGAAATTGATAACATTACAGATTTTATTAGACAGGAGTTCCCAACGGAGTATTGGTTTGAGCAGGAAGAACTAGTTAAAAAAATGGACAATGAAGAGGCAGTAGATGAGCTCTTCGTAGAAGCTGCTGAATTTGTTATTGATCAAAGCAGCGCAAGTGC from Bacillaceae bacterium S4-13-56 carries:
- a CDS encoding DNA translocase FtsK codes for the protein MKWNDIKQWVQKWKHQEEEVEEKIFYSSSNITPKEQDIQTKIVYQYPRRSDFFQSVERVQETNLKPSFSKKTNSQSQKVTRFIRSDVPSPVYGFKKEGDKEIRSVSLERKVEQKPAFERRKEGNSSGPFIDKVSIEKEEDTKVIQEVDNKNKEEKVQASSIEKEENPHMERNVVESEPPKRRIPFNVLMTPGDKRIRVQREKEMEVGTSKVENKTLAPLVPFDFLSSPSKETTNDGEWIKEQEELLTQTLHHFHIKAKVVGVMRGPAVTRFEVQPAPGVKVSKITNLSDDIKLNLSAKDIRIEAPIPGKNTIGIEVPNLKPVAVVLKEILDSKVFQESMSPLMVGLGLDIGGQPILTDLKKMPHGLIAGATGSGKSVCINTILISLLYKASPKEVKLLLIDPKMVELAPYRNLPHLVTPVITDSKAATNALKWAVEEMEQRYEQFVKAGVRDIDRYNSKANGDKMPYIVIIIDELADLMMVSPQDVEDSICRIAQKARACGIHLLIATQRPSVDVITGLIKANIPTRIAFSVSSQVDSRTILDASGAERLLGKGDMLFLENGTGKPKRLQGAFVSDDEIDNITDFIRQEFPTEYWFEQEELVKKMDNEEAVDELFVEAAEFVIDQSSASASLLQRRFRIGYNRAARLLDQLEENGIVSEANGSKPREVLVSSYLTES